Proteins from a single region of Pseudomonas phenolilytica:
- a CDS encoding ligase-associated DNA damage response exonuclease — MDLVVARPEGLYCPPGDFHIDPWRPVERAVITHAHGDHARWGMGHYLASQDSAGILRSRIGADMPLQTLAYGEAIAHHGVRLSLHPAGHVLGSAQIRLEYRGEVWVASGDYKVEPDATCAAFEPVRCHTFISESTFGLPIYRWPAQTQVFREINDWWRANAAVGRTSVLFCYAFGKAQRILHGLDAGIGPIVVHGAVEPLNRVYRQAGVALPETLYAGDLPRNDPRLKQAIVIAPPSAGGSTWMRRFGDYADAFASGWMMLRGTRRRRGVDRGFVLSDHADWPGLLWAIEQSGAERVMVTHGSVAALVRYLREERGLDAQAFDTEYGEEDDATLPEAE; from the coding sequence ATGGACCTTGTCGTTGCCCGTCCCGAAGGCCTGTACTGCCCGCCCGGCGATTTCCATATCGATCCGTGGCGCCCGGTCGAACGCGCCGTCATCACTCACGCCCACGGCGACCACGCGCGCTGGGGCATGGGCCACTACCTGGCGAGCCAGGACAGCGCCGGCATCCTGCGCTCGCGCATCGGCGCCGACATGCCACTGCAGACCCTCGCCTACGGCGAAGCGATCGCCCACCACGGCGTCCGGCTGAGCCTGCATCCAGCCGGCCACGTGCTCGGCTCGGCGCAGATTCGCCTGGAGTATCGCGGCGAGGTCTGGGTCGCCTCCGGCGACTACAAGGTCGAACCGGACGCCACCTGCGCCGCCTTCGAGCCGGTGCGCTGCCATACCTTCATCAGCGAATCGACCTTCGGCCTGCCGATTTATCGCTGGCCGGCCCAGACGCAGGTGTTCCGCGAGATCAACGACTGGTGGCGCGCCAATGCCGCCGTCGGCCGCACCTCGGTGCTGTTCTGCTACGCCTTCGGCAAGGCCCAGCGCATCCTTCACGGGCTGGACGCCGGCATCGGCCCGATCGTCGTGCACGGCGCGGTCGAGCCGCTCAACCGGGTCTACCGCCAGGCCGGCGTCGCGCTGCCGGAAACGCTCTACGCCGGCGATCTGCCGCGCAACGACCCGCGTCTGAAGCAGGCCATCGTCATCGCCCCGCCCTCGGCCGGCGGCAGCACCTGGATGCGCCGTTTCGGCGATTACGCCGACGCCTTCGCCAGCGGCTGGATGATGCTGCGCGGCACGCGCCGGCGACGCGGCGTGGATCGCGGCTTCGTGCTGTCCGATCACGCCGACTGGCCGGGCCTGCTCTGGGCCATCGAGCAGAGCGGCGCCGAGCGGGTGATGGTCACCCACGGCTCGGTCGCCGCGCTGGTGCGCTATCTGCGCGAGGAGCGCGGCCTGGACGCCCAGGCTTTCGATACCGAGTACGGCGAAGAGGACGATGCCACGCTGCCGGAGGCTGAATGA
- a CDS encoding CsiV family protein: MSPLRRLLLLLVLCAPPACADALYRIELILFRHAEPLEASRRAPYDWARNARLLAGSDAQPGDFEALAERLDSGDGYRVLLRQTWRQRIDERVAVVEGARHLEHFPVQGVIALRRRHGLEVDARFWVNRFGEHGRLLASEQLQQRVQLRPGELRYIDHGSLGALIRASY; encoded by the coding sequence ATGTCGCCGCTACGTCGCCTGTTGCTGTTGCTCGTGCTATGCGCGCCGCCCGCGTGCGCCGATGCGCTGTATCGCATCGAGCTGATCCTGTTCCGCCATGCCGAACCGCTGGAGGCCAGCCGTCGCGCGCCTTACGACTGGGCACGCAATGCCCGTCTGCTCGCAGGCAGCGACGCGCAGCCGGGGGACTTCGAGGCGCTGGCCGAACGACTGGACAGCGGCGACGGCTATCGCGTGCTGCTGCGCCAGACCTGGCGGCAGCGCATCGACGAGCGCGTCGCCGTGGTCGAGGGCGCGCGGCATCTGGAGCATTTTCCCGTGCAGGGCGTGATCGCCCTGCGCCGCCGCCACGGACTGGAAGTCGATGCGCGGTTCTGGGTCAACCGCTTCGGCGAACATGGCCGACTGCTCGCCAGCGAGCAGCTGCAACAGCGCGTGCAGTTGCGCCCCGGTGAGCTGCGCTATATCGACCACGGCAGCCTCGGTGCGCTGATCCGGGCAAGTTACTGA
- a CDS encoding DEAD/DEAH box helicase, protein MARDFLTRLPPTWALGFSDNALARGKQYAEEDRVTLLREDDGLIEASCRGTGGKRYRQSLLLDKRGGLSCVCSCPVGLACKHAAAVIHHLQQLAEHAPQGADASPEGELPDALRHWLAQLPRALGEDTGQDAPTHCLHYRLLPDLYVEVNKVRLRQDGSVAAREPYPAVREATFRQPRFMQPLDLHIAALLALAPIASNRFALTGENGAEALRLLLESGRAFLDWDAPALQPGHRRSARFAWQQHEGALRPVLEVEGGAEALTAVDPLYYRDDASNEVGLIEHGLSAPLARHLLEAPAVSPNQAGLFSLSLSEIAPQLPVPTKAEEQRIDDLQPIARLTLGSHQAMNWQPASGRMVNEQQHRAGLSFVYGSLATHGKLKGEQRLRQAEGERVLSIARQPAAEQALRQQLQQLGFRPALRQSPALPKDSAEMFELPSESAWQHFADTQLPLLRQQGWQIVMQPGFAYDLAPVEQWYAELDESPEHSWFDLQLGILVEGERISLLPVLLSVIRRNPALLSPQHLAQRADDETLRVALGRRSAVDDRPLQVLLPFGRLKPILATLGELYLRDQPAGDSLRLSRLDAARLGQLDALPFAWSGGEQLLDFARRLRDYNQQPVAAPPGLRATLRPYQLDGLSWMQALRALDVGGILGDDMGLGKTLQTLAHLLLEKQAGRLDRPSLVVMPTSLIPNWQDEAARFTPQLRVLTLHGSDRQRHFAQLAGHDLLLTTYALLPRDIEQLVAQPLHLLVLDEAQNIKNASSKAAQAAGRLVARQRLCLTGTPLENHLGELWSLFHFLMPGWLGDARSFTRSYRTPIEKHGDRDRLQHLIARIRPFLLRRRKEDVARELPPKTEIVHWVDLNPAQRDLYETVRLAMDRKVREEIDRKGLARSQIVILEALLKLRQVCCDLRLVKADGARVARSGHSAKLDSLMQMLDELLAEGRRVLLFSQFTSMLALIEDELRQRGIPYVIITGDVRDRRTPVRQFQNGEVPLFLISLKAGGTGLNLTAADTVIHYDPWWNPAAENQATDRAYRIGQDKPVFVYKLITRGSVEEKIQQLQTRKSELASGVLDSGGTDDWRLQQSDIDALLAPLPD, encoded by the coding sequence ATGGCCAGGGATTTTCTCACCCGGCTGCCACCGACCTGGGCGCTGGGCTTCTCGGACAACGCGCTGGCGCGCGGCAAGCAGTACGCCGAGGAGGATCGCGTCACCCTGCTGCGCGAGGACGACGGGCTGATCGAGGCCAGTTGTCGCGGCACCGGCGGCAAGCGCTACCGGCAGTCGCTGCTGCTGGACAAGCGCGGTGGGCTCAGCTGCGTTTGCAGCTGCCCGGTGGGGCTGGCCTGCAAGCACGCCGCGGCCGTCATCCACCACCTGCAGCAGCTGGCCGAGCACGCCCCACAGGGCGCCGACGCCTCGCCGGAGGGCGAGCTGCCCGACGCCCTGCGGCACTGGCTCGCGCAGTTGCCACGTGCGCTCGGCGAGGACACCGGCCAGGACGCGCCCACGCACTGTCTGCATTACCGGCTGCTGCCGGACCTCTACGTGGAAGTGAACAAGGTGCGCCTGCGACAGGACGGATCGGTCGCTGCGCGCGAGCCGTACCCGGCCGTGCGCGAGGCCACGTTCCGCCAGCCGCGCTTCATGCAGCCGCTGGACCTGCATATCGCTGCCCTGCTGGCGCTCGCACCGATCGCCAGCAACCGCTTCGCCCTGACCGGCGAGAACGGTGCCGAGGCTCTGCGTCTGCTGCTGGAAAGCGGTCGCGCCTTTCTCGACTGGGATGCCCCAGCGCTGCAACCAGGCCATCGCCGCTCGGCCCGTTTCGCCTGGCAGCAGCACGAAGGCGCGCTGCGTCCGGTGCTGGAAGTCGAGGGCGGCGCCGAGGCGCTGACCGCCGTGGACCCGCTGTACTACCGCGACGACGCGAGCAACGAGGTCGGCCTGATCGAACACGGCCTGTCGGCACCCCTGGCGCGTCACCTGCTCGAAGCCCCCGCGGTGTCACCGAACCAGGCCGGGCTGTTCAGCCTCTCGCTCAGCGAGATCGCCCCGCAGCTGCCGGTGCCGACCAAGGCCGAAGAGCAGCGCATCGACGACTTGCAGCCCATCGCCCGGCTGACGCTCGGCAGCCATCAGGCGATGAACTGGCAGCCGGCCAGCGGGCGGATGGTCAACGAGCAGCAGCACCGCGCCGGCCTGAGCTTCGTCTACGGCAGCCTCGCCACGCACGGCAAGCTCAAGGGCGAGCAGCGTCTGCGTCAGGCCGAGGGCGAGCGTGTGCTCAGCATCGCCCGCCAGCCTGCGGCCGAACAGGCGCTGCGCCAGCAACTGCAGCAGCTGGGTTTCCGCCCGGCGCTGCGCCAGAGCCCGGCGCTACCGAAGGATTCGGCGGAAATGTTCGAGCTGCCCAGCGAGAGCGCCTGGCAGCACTTCGCCGACACCCAACTGCCGTTGCTGCGCCAGCAGGGTTGGCAGATCGTCATGCAGCCCGGTTTCGCCTACGACCTGGCGCCGGTCGAGCAGTGGTACGCCGAGCTGGACGAATCCCCGGAGCACAGCTGGTTCGACCTGCAGCTGGGCATCCTCGTCGAAGGCGAGCGCATCAGCCTGCTGCCGGTGCTGCTCAGCGTCATCCGCCGCAATCCCGCCCTGCTCTCGCCGCAGCACCTGGCCCAGCGCGCCGACGACGAAACGCTCCGGGTCGCGCTGGGCCGGCGCAGCGCGGTAGACGACCGACCGTTGCAGGTGCTGCTGCCCTTCGGCCGGCTGAAACCGATCCTCGCCACACTGGGCGAGCTGTACCTGCGCGACCAGCCGGCCGGCGACAGTCTGCGCCTGTCACGCCTCGACGCCGCGCGCCTGGGCCAGCTCGACGCGCTGCCGTTCGCCTGGAGCGGCGGCGAGCAGCTGCTCGATTTCGCCCGGCGTCTGCGCGATTACAACCAGCAGCCCGTCGCCGCGCCACCGGGCCTGCGCGCGACGCTGCGCCCCTACCAGCTCGATGGTCTGAGCTGGATGCAGGCGCTGCGCGCACTGGACGTCGGCGGCATCCTCGGCGACGACATGGGCCTGGGCAAGACGCTGCAGACCCTGGCCCACCTGCTGCTGGAAAAGCAGGCCGGCCGTCTCGATCGCCCGAGCCTGGTGGTCATGCCCACCAGCCTGATTCCCAACTGGCAGGACGAAGCAGCGCGCTTCACCCCGCAACTGCGCGTGCTCACGCTGCACGGCAGCGATCGCCAGCGGCATTTCGCACAGCTCGCCGGGCACGACCTGCTGCTGACCACCTACGCCCTGCTGCCGCGCGACATCGAACAGCTCGTCGCGCAGCCGCTGCACCTGCTGGTGCTGGATGAGGCGCAGAACATCAAGAACGCCAGCAGCAAGGCCGCGCAGGCCGCCGGCCGGCTGGTCGCCCGGCAGCGTCTGTGCCTGACCGGCACACCGCTGGAAAACCACCTCGGCGAGCTGTGGTCGCTGTTCCACTTCCTCATGCCTGGCTGGCTCGGCGATGCGCGCAGTTTTACCCGCAGCTACCGCACGCCCATCGAGAAACACGGCGACCGCGACCGCCTGCAGCACCTGATCGCGCGCATCCGCCCGTTCCTGCTGCGTCGGCGCAAGGAAGACGTGGCCCGCGAGCTGCCGCCGAAGACCGAGATCGTCCACTGGGTCGACCTGAACCCGGCGCAGCGCGACCTCTACGAAACGGTGCGCCTGGCGATGGACCGCAAGGTGCGCGAGGAGATCGACCGCAAGGGCCTGGCACGTAGCCAGATCGTCATCCTCGAAGCGCTGCTCAAGCTGCGTCAGGTCTGCTGCGACCTACGCCTGGTCAAGGCCGACGGTGCCCGGGTGGCGCGTAGCGGCCATTCCGCCAAGCTCGACAGCCTGATGCAGATGCTTGACGAGCTGCTGGCCGAAGGGCGGCGCGTACTGCTGTTCTCGCAGTTCACCTCGATGCTCGCGCTGATCGAGGACGAGCTGCGCCAGCGCGGTATCCCCTACGTGATCATCACCGGCGACGTCCGCGACCGGCGCACGCCGGTGCGGCAGTTCCAGAATGGCGAGGTGCCGCTGTTCCTGATCAGCCTCAAGGCCGGCGGCACCGGCCTGAACCTCACCGCCGCCGACACCGTCATCCACTACGACCCCTGGTGGAACCCGGCCGCGGAAAACCAGGCCACCGACCGCGCCTACCGCATCGGCCAGGACAAGCCGGTGTTCGTCTACAAGCTGATCACCCGCGGCAGCGTCGAGGAGAAGATCCAGCAGCTGCAGACGCGCAAGTCGGAGCTTGCCAGCGGCGTGCTGGACAGCGGCGGGACGGACGACTGGCGCCTGCAGCAGAGCGATATCGATGCGCTGCTGGCGCCGCTACCGGACTGA
- the mfd gene encoding transcription-repair coupling factor has protein sequence MSVLRLAPLPAASGKQHWGNLPGAALSLAIAEAASNAKRFTLLLTADSQSAERLQEELAFFAPELSVLHFPDWETLPYDLFSPHQDIISQRIATLYQLPELSHGVLVVPITTALHRLAPKRFLLGSSLVLDVGQKLDVEQMRLRLEAAGYRCVDTVYEHGEFAVRGALIDIFPMGSAKPYRIDLFDDEIETLRTFDPENQRSIDKVESIRLLPAREFPLKKEAVTGFRARFRERFDVDFRRCPIYQDLSTGITPAGIEYYLPLFYEETATLFDYLPEDSQVFSLPGIEQAAEQFWTDVRNRYEERRVDPQRPLLPPGELFVPVEDCFARLKQWPRVVASQEDVEPGIGRERYPAQALPDLAIEAKAGEPLGKLRQFLESYPGRVLFTAESAGRREVLLELLARLKLRPQEVEGWSGFLGSDQRLAITIAPLDEGLLLDELALIAESPLFGQRVMQRRRREKGRGDGDNVIKNLTELREGSPVVHIDHGVGRYQGLVTLEIEGQAQEFLLLQYADEAKLYVPVASLHLIARYTGSDDALAPLHKLGSETWQKAKRKAAEQVRDVAAELLDIYARRAARQGYAFKDPQVDYETFAAGFPFEETPDQQAAIDAVREDLLSAKPMDRLVCGDVGFGKTEVAMRAAFIAVHGGKQVAVLVPTTLLAQQHYNSFRDRFADWPVRVEVMSRFKSAKEVQSAIAELAEGKIDILIGTHKLLQDDVKFSNLGLVIIDEEHRFGVRQKEQLKALRSEVDILTLTATPIPRTLNMSIAGMRDLSIIATPPARRLSVRTFVMEANNPTIKEALLRELLRGGQVYYLHNDVKTIEKCAADLAELVPEARIAIGHGQMRERDLEQVMSDFYHKRFNVLVASTIIETGIDVPSANTIIIERADKFGLAQLHQLRGRVGRSHHQAYAYLLTPPRKQMTDDAQKRLEAIANAQDLGAGFVLATHDLEIRGAGELLGEGQSGQIQAVGFTLYMEMLERAVKAIRKGEQPNLEQPLGGGPEINLRLPALIPDDYLPDVHARLILYKRIANAADEDGLKELQVEMIDRFGLLPEPTKNLVRLTLLKLQAEKLGIVKIDAGPQGGRIEFSADTSVDPLVLIKLIQSQPNRYKFEGATMFKFQVPMERPEERFNTLEALLERLAPSA, from the coding sequence GTGTCCGTCCTGCGCCTTGCGCCCCTGCCTGCCGCCAGCGGCAAGCAACACTGGGGCAACCTTCCCGGAGCCGCGCTGAGCCTGGCCATTGCCGAAGCCGCCAGCAACGCCAAACGCTTCACCCTCCTGCTTACCGCCGACAGCCAGAGCGCCGAGCGCCTGCAGGAAGAGCTCGCCTTCTTCGCGCCCGAGCTGTCCGTGCTGCATTTCCCCGATTGGGAAACGCTGCCCTATGATCTGTTCTCGCCACACCAGGACATCATTTCCCAGCGCATCGCCACGCTCTACCAACTGCCGGAGCTGAGCCACGGCGTGCTGGTAGTGCCGATCACCACTGCCCTACACCGGCTGGCGCCCAAGCGTTTCCTGCTCGGTTCGAGCCTGGTGCTGGACGTGGGCCAGAAGCTCGACGTGGAGCAGATGCGTCTGCGCCTGGAAGCCGCGGGGTACCGCTGTGTGGATACCGTCTACGAACACGGCGAGTTCGCCGTGCGCGGTGCGCTGATCGACATCTTCCCGATGGGCAGCGCCAAGCCCTACCGCATCGACCTGTTCGACGACGAGATCGAGACGCTGCGCACCTTCGACCCGGAGAACCAGCGTTCGATCGACAAGGTCGAGTCGATCCGTCTGCTGCCGGCGCGCGAGTTCCCGCTGAAGAAGGAAGCGGTCACCGGCTTTCGCGCACGCTTTCGTGAACGCTTCGACGTCGACTTCCGCCGCTGCCCGATCTATCAGGATCTTTCCACCGGTATCACCCCGGCAGGTATCGAGTACTACCTGCCGCTGTTCTACGAAGAAACCGCCACCCTCTTCGACTATCTGCCTGAGGACAGCCAGGTATTTTCGCTGCCCGGGATCGAACAGGCCGCCGAGCAGTTCTGGACCGATGTGCGCAATCGCTACGAGGAGCGCCGCGTCGATCCGCAGCGCCCGTTGCTACCGCCCGGCGAGCTGTTCGTGCCGGTGGAGGACTGCTTTGCCCGCCTCAAGCAATGGCCGCGCGTGGTGGCCAGCCAGGAAGACGTCGAACCCGGCATCGGTCGCGAGCGCTATCCGGCGCAGGCGTTGCCGGACCTGGCAATCGAGGCCAAGGCCGGCGAGCCGTTGGGCAAGCTGCGTCAGTTTCTCGAAAGCTATCCGGGCCGCGTGTTGTTCACCGCCGAGTCCGCCGGCCGCCGCGAGGTGCTGCTGGAACTGCTCGCCCGGCTGAAACTGCGCCCGCAGGAAGTCGAAGGCTGGTCCGGCTTTCTCGGCAGCGACCAACGGCTGGCGATCACCATCGCCCCGCTCGATGAAGGCTTGCTGCTCGACGAACTCGCGCTGATCGCCGAAAGCCCGCTGTTCGGGCAGCGCGTGATGCAGCGCAGGCGCCGCGAAAAGGGTCGAGGCGACGGCGACAACGTGATCAAGAACCTCACCGAGTTGCGCGAAGGCTCGCCGGTGGTGCACATCGACCATGGCGTCGGCCGCTATCAGGGGCTGGTCACGCTGGAGATCGAAGGCCAGGCGCAGGAATTCCTCCTGCTGCAGTACGCCGACGAAGCCAAGCTCTATGTGCCGGTCGCCAGCCTGCACCTGATTGCCCGCTACACCGGCAGCGACGACGCCCTGGCGCCGCTGCACAAGCTCGGCTCGGAAACCTGGCAGAAAGCCAAGCGCAAGGCCGCCGAGCAGGTACGCGACGTGGCTGCAGAACTGCTCGACATCTACGCCCGTCGCGCCGCACGCCAGGGCTATGCCTTCAAGGACCCCCAGGTCGACTACGAGACCTTCGCCGCCGGCTTCCCCTTCGAGGAAACACCGGACCAGCAGGCCGCCATCGATGCGGTGCGCGAGGACCTGCTCTCGGCCAAGCCGATGGACCGCCTGGTCTGCGGCGACGTCGGCTTCGGCAAGACCGAAGTGGCCATGCGTGCCGCCTTCATCGCCGTGCATGGCGGCAAGCAGGTCGCGGTTCTGGTGCCCACCACATTGCTCGCTCAGCAGCACTACAACAGCTTCCGCGACCGCTTCGCCGACTGGCCAGTGCGCGTCGAGGTGATGAGCCGCTTCAAATCGGCCAAGGAGGTGCAGAGCGCCATCGCGGAGCTGGCCGAAGGCAAGATCGACATCCTCATCGGCACCCACAAACTGCTGCAGGACGACGTCAAATTCAGCAACCTGGGGCTGGTCATCATCGACGAGGAACACCGCTTCGGCGTGCGCCAGAAGGAGCAGCTCAAGGCACTGCGCAGCGAAGTGGACATCCTCACGCTGACCGCCACGCCGATCCCGCGCACGCTGAACATGTCCATCGCCGGCATGCGCGACCTGTCGATCATCGCCACGCCGCCGGCGCGCCGGCTGTCGGTGCGCACCTTCGTCATGGAAGCCAACAACCCGACCATCAAGGAAGCCCTGCTGCGCGAGCTGCTGCGCGGTGGTCAGGTCTACTACCTGCACAACGACGTGAAAACCATCGAGAAGTGCGCCGCCGACCTCGCCGAGCTGGTGCCGGAGGCGCGCATCGCCATCGGCCACGGACAGATGCGCGAGCGCGATCTCGAACAGGTGATGAGCGACTTCTACCACAAGCGCTTCAACGTGCTGGTGGCCTCGACCATCATCGAGACCGGCATCGACGTGCCGAGCGCCAACACCATCATCATCGAGCGTGCCGACAAGTTCGGCCTCGCTCAGCTGCACCAGCTGCGCGGCCGCGTCGGGCGCAGCCACCACCAGGCCTACGCCTACCTGCTGACCCCGCCGCGCAAGCAGATGACCGACGACGCGCAGAAGCGCCTGGAGGCCATTGCCAACGCCCAGGACCTCGGCGCCGGCTTCGTCCTGGCCACCCACGACCTGGAAATCCGCGGTGCCGGCGAACTGCTCGGCGAAGGCCAGAGCGGACAGATCCAGGCCGTCGGCTTCACCCTCTATATGGAAATGCTCGAGCGCGCGGTCAAGGCCATCCGCAAGGGCGAGCAGCCAAACCTCGAGCAGCCACTCGGCGGCGGCCCGGAGATCAACCTGCGCCTGCCGGCGCTGATCCCCGACGACTACCTGCCGGACGTGCATGCGCGGCTGATTCTCTACAAGCGCATTGCCAATGCCGCCGACGAGGATGGCCTCAAGGAACTGCAGGTGGAGATGATCGACCGCTTCGGCCTGCTGCCCGAGCCGACCAAGAATCTGGTGCGCCTGACGCTGCTCAAGCTGCAGGCCGAGAAGCTCGGCATCGTCAAGATCGACGCCGGCCCGCAGGGCGGGCGCATCGAGTTCTCCGCCGATACCTCGGTCGATCCGCTGGTGCTGATCAAGCTGATCCAGAGCCAGCCGAACCGCTACAAATTCGAAGGCGCGACGATGTTCAAGTTCCAGGTACCGATGGAACGCCCGGAAGAGCGCTTCAACACCCTCGAAGCGTTGCTCGAAAGGCTCGCGCCCAGCGCATAA
- a CDS encoding ATP-dependent DNA ligase — protein MKAFADLYARLDATTSSNAKLAAMRDYFREAPAEDAAWAVYFLAGGRPRQLVPTRLLRETAMRTAALPEWLFEESYQAVGDLAETISLLMPEAEHCSDAGLAQWMQERLLPLRGLPPEELAARLPVFWGQLDRRSLLVCIKLITGAFRVGVSKLLVTRALASLADLDPKRVAQRLVGYTDLSHHPSAERYRALIAAESDDEHAQRGGQPYPFFLAHPLQADVARFDELLGPPDHWHIEWKWDGIRAQLVKRDGLIWIWSRGEELVSERFPELCALANCLPDGTVLDGEIVVWKPDDALRHVPLDATHESTTFGVQPFALLQQRIGRKNLTAKVLDAAPVVVLAYDLLEWQGMDWRQRPLAERRQQLETLLEQCRHPALLASPRVRGADWPAIARQRERSRALGVEGMMLKARAGQYGVGRTRDVGLWWKWKIDPYAIDAVLIYAQRGHGRRASLYTDFTFAVWDGEPGDPERKLVPFAKAYSGLTDEEMRQVDAIVRRTTVEKFGPVRSVTPTLVFELGFEGIAASSRHKSGIAVRFPRMLRWRHDKPVDEADTLATLKALLP, from the coding sequence ATGAAAGCCTTCGCCGATCTCTACGCCCGCCTCGACGCCACCACCTCGAGCAACGCCAAACTGGCGGCGATGCGCGACTACTTTCGCGAGGCGCCGGCCGAGGACGCCGCCTGGGCGGTGTATTTCCTCGCCGGTGGCCGTCCCCGACAACTGGTGCCGACGCGGCTGCTGCGCGAAACGGCGATGCGCACCGCCGCGCTGCCGGAATGGCTGTTCGAGGAAAGCTACCAGGCAGTCGGCGACCTGGCCGAAACCATCTCGCTGCTGATGCCCGAGGCCGAACACTGCAGCGATGCCGGTCTGGCGCAATGGATGCAGGAGCGTCTGCTGCCGCTGCGCGGATTGCCGCCCGAGGAACTAGCCGCGCGGCTGCCGGTGTTCTGGGGGCAGCTGGACCGACGCAGCCTGCTGGTCTGCATCAAGCTGATCACCGGCGCCTTTCGCGTCGGCGTGTCGAAACTGCTGGTCACCCGCGCGCTGGCGTCGCTCGCCGACCTTGACCCCAAGCGGGTGGCGCAGCGGCTGGTGGGCTACACCGACCTGTCGCACCATCCCAGCGCCGAGCGCTACCGCGCGCTGATCGCTGCCGAATCCGACGACGAGCACGCGCAACGCGGCGGACAACCCTACCCGTTCTTCCTCGCGCACCCGCTGCAGGCAGATGTCGCGCGCTTCGACGAACTGCTCGGGCCACCGGACCACTGGCACATCGAGTGGAAGTGGGACGGCATCCGCGCCCAGCTGGTCAAGCGCGACGGGCTGATCTGGATCTGGTCGCGCGGCGAAGAGCTGGTCAGCGAGCGCTTCCCGGAACTCTGCGCGCTGGCCAACTGCCTGCCGGACGGCACGGTGCTCGATGGCGAGATCGTGGTCTGGAAGCCGGACGATGCCCTGCGCCACGTGCCACTCGATGCGACACACGAGTCGACGACGTTCGGCGTGCAGCCGTTCGCCCTGCTGCAACAGCGCATCGGCCGCAAGAACCTCACCGCCAAGGTGCTCGACGCCGCGCCGGTGGTCGTGCTGGCCTACGACCTGCTCGAATGGCAGGGCATGGACTGGCGCCAGCGACCGCTCGCCGAGCGCCGCCAGCAGCTCGAAACGCTGCTCGAACAGTGCCGCCATCCGGCACTGCTGGCCTCGCCGCGGGTGCGCGGCGCGGACTGGCCGGCGATCGCCCGCCAACGCGAGCGCTCCCGCGCGCTCGGCGTCGAGGGCATGATGCTCAAGGCCCGCGCCGGGCAATACGGCGTCGGCCGCACCCGCGATGTCGGCCTGTGGTGGAAGTGGAAGATCGATCCCTATGCGATCGACGCCGTGCTGATCTACGCCCAACGCGGCCACGGCCGGCGCGCCAGCCTCTATACCGACTTCACTTTCGCCGTCTGGGACGGCGAGCCGGGCGATCCCGAGCGCAAGCTGGTGCCCTTCGCCAAGGCCTACTCGGGGCTGACCGACGAAGAAATGCGCCAGGTCGACGCCATCGTGCGCCGGACCACGGTGGAGAAATTCGGCCCGGTACGCTCGGTGACGCCGACGCTGGTGTTCGAGCTGGGCTTCGAGGGCATCGCCGCCAGCAGCCGGCACAAGAGCGGCATCGCCGTGCGCTTCCCGCGCATGCTGCGCTGGCGCCACGACAAGCCCGTGGACGAGGCCGATACCCTGGCGACGCTTAAGGCCCTGCTGCCATGA